Proteins from one Oncorhynchus masou masou isolate Uvic2021 chromosome 12, UVic_Omas_1.1, whole genome shotgun sequence genomic window:
- the smtlb gene encoding somatolactin beta isoform X2, with protein MNNKALHGCVLLLLWPFQGTTGSMAECQDPGSTHCTISLEKLLDRAIQHAELIYLVSEKSLTLFEEMFIPFQVRIPLTQTGNTCTTSTLSISTSRSEVQENSDKWLLHSILFLIKFWIDPLVKLQTSLDRYDNAPMALINKTKWISDKLMNLAQGVTILIQKMLGEGAVMLEQNNKNLADYPVHFDMLESVLRDYSLLACFKKDTHKMETFLKLLKCRQKGGLGCSLL; from the exons Atgaacaacaa AGCTCTGCATGGCTGTGTGTTGCTACTACTCTGGCCCTTCCAAGGCACTACGGGGTCTATGGCAGAGTGTCAGGATCCTGGTAGCACTCACTGCACCATCTCCCTGGAGAAACTCCTGGACCGGGCCATCCAACATGCTGAGCTCATCTACCTGGTCTCAGAGAAGTCTCTCACCTTGTTT GAGGAGATGTTTATTCCCTTCCAAGTTCGAATTCCGTTGACTCAAACAGGGAACACATGCACCACCAGCACCTTATCCATCTCCACTTCCAGAAGTGAGGTCCAAGAAAACTCT GACAAGTGGCTTTTGCACTCCATTCTGTTCCTAATCAAGTTCTGGATTGATCCCCTGGTCAAGCTGCAGACTTCGTTGGATCgctatgacaatgcccccatggcACTGATCAACAAAACCAAGTGGATATCAGACAAGCTGATGAATCTGGCGCAAGGAGTGACCATCCTCATCCAAAAG ATGCTGGGTGAGGGTGCTGTGATGCTGGAGCAGAACAACAAGAACCTGGCAGACTACCCTGTGCATTTTGACATGTTAGAATCGGTGCTCAGGGACTATAGCTTACTGGCCTGCTTCAAAAAAGACACTCACAAGATGGAGACCTTCCTCAAGCTGCTCAAGTGCCGGCAGAAAGGTGGCCTGGGCTGCTCTCTTTTATAG
- the smtlb gene encoding somatolactin beta isoform X1, which yields MNNNKALHGCVLLLLWPFQGTTGSMAECQDPGSTHCTISLEKLLDRAIQHAELIYLVSEKSLTLFEEMFIPFQVRIPLTQTGNTCTTSTLSISTSRSEVQENSDKWLLHSILFLIKFWIDPLVKLQTSLDRYDNAPMALINKTKWISDKLMNLAQGVTILIQKMLGEGAVMLEQNNKNLADYPVHFDMLESVLRDYSLLACFKKDTHKMETFLKLLKCRQKGGLGCSLL from the exons Atgaacaacaacaaag CTCTGCATGGCTGTGTGTTGCTACTACTCTGGCCCTTCCAAGGCACTACGGGGTCTATGGCAGAGTGTCAGGATCCTGGTAGCACTCACTGCACCATCTCCCTGGAGAAACTCCTGGACCGGGCCATCCAACATGCTGAGCTCATCTACCTGGTCTCAGAGAAGTCTCTCACCTTGTTT GAGGAGATGTTTATTCCCTTCCAAGTTCGAATTCCGTTGACTCAAACAGGGAACACATGCACCACCAGCACCTTATCCATCTCCACTTCCAGAAGTGAGGTCCAAGAAAACTCT GACAAGTGGCTTTTGCACTCCATTCTGTTCCTAATCAAGTTCTGGATTGATCCCCTGGTCAAGCTGCAGACTTCGTTGGATCgctatgacaatgcccccatggcACTGATCAACAAAACCAAGTGGATATCAGACAAGCTGATGAATCTGGCGCAAGGAGTGACCATCCTCATCCAAAAG ATGCTGGGTGAGGGTGCTGTGATGCTGGAGCAGAACAACAAGAACCTGGCAGACTACCCTGTGCATTTTGACATGTTAGAATCGGTGCTCAGGGACTATAGCTTACTGGCCTGCTTCAAAAAAGACACTCACAAGATGGAGACCTTCCTCAAGCTGCTCAAGTGCCGGCAGAAAGGTGGCCTGGGCTGCTCTCTTTTATAG